In Papaver somniferum cultivar HN1 chromosome 1, ASM357369v1, whole genome shotgun sequence, a genomic segment contains:
- the LOC113287304 gene encoding uncharacterized protein LOC113287304 isoform X1: MEGVARKASNKWLLRKTRKSKRKRKKKMVNLMILFVGMGGFRNVIRCCKMTMGVARSMESLARSIESLARSTIGVARSMESLARSIGSLARSTMGVARSMESLARSIESLVRSTIGVARSIGSLAGSTMGVARSTESRARSIESLARSIESLWFGNAHACLAHSVEM, encoded by the exons ATGGAAGGTGTTGCAAGAAAAGCTAGTAACAAATGGTTGTTGCGGAAGACTCGGAAGAGCAaaaggaaaaggaagaaaaaaatggttAACCTGATGATCTTGTTTGTTGGTATGGGAGGATTCCGAAATGTAATCAG GTGTTGCAAGATGACCATGGGTGTTGCCAGATCGATGGAGAGTCTTGCAAGATCGATCGAGAGTCTCGCAAGATCGACCATAGGTGTTGCCAGATCGATGGAGAGTCTTGCAAGATCGATCGGGAGCCTCGCAAGATCGACCATGGGTGTTGCCAGATCGATGGAGAGTCTTGCAAGATCGATCGAGAGTCTCGTAAGATCGACCATAGGTGTTGCAAGATCGATCGGGAGTCTCGCAGGATCGACCATGGGTGTTGCCAGATCGACGGAGAGTCGTGCAAGATCGATCGAGAGTCTGGCAAGATCGATTGAGAGTTTATGGTTTGGGAATGCTCATGCATGTTTAGCGCACAGCGTGGAGATGTGA
- the LOC113287304 gene encoding uncharacterized protein LOC113287304 isoform X2 — protein sequence MEGVARKASNKWLLRKTRKSKRKRKKKMVNLMILFVGMGGFRNVIRCCKMTMGVARSMESLARSIESLARSTIGVARSMESLARSIGSLARSTMGVARSMESLARSIESLARSIESLWFGNAHACLAHSVEM from the exons ATGGAAGGTGTTGCAAGAAAAGCTAGTAACAAATGGTTGTTGCGGAAGACTCGGAAGAGCAaaaggaaaaggaagaaaaaaatggttAACCTGATGATCTTGTTTGTTGGTATGGGAGGATTCCGAAATGTAATCAG GTGTTGCAAGATGACCATGGGTGTTGCCAGATCGATGGAGAGTCTTGCAAGATCGATCGAGAGTCTCGCAAGATCGACCATAGGTGTTGCCAGATCGATGGAGAGTCTTGCAAGATCGATCGGGAGCCTCGCAAGATCGACCATGGGTGTTGCCAGATCGATGGAGAGTCTTGCAAGATCGATCGAGAGTCTC GCAAGATCGATTGAGAGTTTATGGTTTGGGAATGCTCATGCATGTTTAGCGCACAGCGTGGAGATGTGA